From the Rhodoferax sp. WC2427 genome, one window contains:
- a CDS encoding type II secretion system F family protein — MATAASSTIKEFVFEWEGKDRNGKQVRGETRASGENQVTASLRRQGVFPTKIKKRRMRSGKSIKPKDIAIFTRQLATMMKAGVPLLQAFDIVGRGNANASVTKLLNDIRQDVETGSSLSAAFRKFPLYFNSLYCNLVEAGEAAGILEALLDRLAVYMEKTEAIKSKIKSALMYPISVVVVAFVVVAVIMIFVIPAFKEVFSSFGADLPAPTLFIIAVSEIFVRYWWLIFGGIGGGLYFFMQAWQRNIKMQQVMDRIMLKLPVFGVLVEKSCIARWTRTLSTMFAAGVPLVEALDSVGGASGNSVFELATDRIQQEVSTGTSLTTAMGNAKIFPSMVLQMCSIGEESGSIDHMLGKAADFYEAEVDDMVAGLSSLMEPIIIVFLGTIIGGIVVSMYLPIFKLGQVV; from the coding sequence ATGGCAACAGCCGCGTCCAGCACAATCAAAGAATTCGTCTTCGAATGGGAAGGCAAGGACCGCAACGGCAAGCAGGTTCGTGGCGAGACACGCGCATCGGGCGAAAACCAGGTCACTGCGTCGCTGCGCCGCCAAGGGGTGTTTCCGACCAAAATTAAAAAGCGCCGCATGCGCTCGGGCAAGAGCATCAAGCCCAAGGACATCGCCATCTTCACCCGCCAGCTGGCCACCATGATGAAGGCCGGTGTGCCCTTGCTGCAAGCGTTTGACATTGTGGGCCGCGGCAATGCCAATGCCAGCGTCACCAAGCTGCTCAACGACATCCGCCAGGACGTGGAGACCGGTAGCTCACTGAGCGCGGCCTTCCGCAAATTTCCGCTGTACTTCAATAGCCTGTACTGCAACCTGGTCGAAGCGGGTGAAGCCGCCGGTATCCTGGAAGCCCTGCTGGACCGCCTGGCCGTCTACATGGAGAAGACCGAAGCCATCAAGTCCAAGATCAAATCGGCCCTGATGTACCCCATCTCCGTGGTGGTGGTGGCGTTTGTGGTGGTGGCAGTCATCATGATCTTTGTGATTCCGGCGTTCAAGGAAGTGTTCAGCAGCTTCGGTGCCGACCTGCCTGCGCCCACGCTGTTCATCATTGCAGTGAGTGAAATTTTCGTCAGGTATTGGTGGCTGATCTTTGGCGGCATTGGCGGCGGGCTTTACTTTTTCATGCAGGCCTGGCAACGCAACATCAAGATGCAGCAGGTCATGGACCGCATCATGCTGAAATTGCCGGTGTTTGGTGTACTGGTCGAAAAGTCCTGCATCGCCCGCTGGACGCGCACCCTGTCCACCATGTTTGCCGCCGGTGTCCCACTGGTGGAGGCGTTGGATTCCGTGGGTGGCGCTTCGGGCAATTCGGTGTTCGAGCTCGCCACCGACCGTATCCAGCAAGAGGTGTCTACCGGCACCAGCCTGACCACGGCCATGGGCAACGCCAAGATCTTTCCGTCCATGGTGCTGCAAATGTGCTCCATCGGCGAAGAATCCGGCTCCATCGACCACATGCTGGGCAAGGCGGCAGACTTTTACGAGGCCGAGGTGGACGACATGGTGGCGGGCTTGTCCAGCCTGATGGAGCCCATCATCATCGTGTTTCTGGGCACCATCATCGGCGGCATCGTGGTGTCGATGTACCTGCCGATCTTCAAGCTGGGCCAAGTCGTCTGA